In the genome of Microbacterium endophyticum, one region contains:
- a CDS encoding AAA family ATPase, translating into MDNTATSEAAPTRRSALDSAEFQRLAGLVEASISRVIDGKPEAVRSAMVALLAEGHLLIEDVPGVGKTMLARALAASVAASVRRVQFTPDLLPGDITGVSVFDPVEREFEFKPGAIFANIVIADEINRSSPKTQSALLEAMEERQATVDGSSHPLPDPFLVVATQNPFEMEGTYALPEAQRDRFMLRISMGYPDAASEILMLRQRESSNPLAAITPVISAERVRDLITWARAVHVSPSIEEYVVALAHATRTHPDIKLGASPRATLQLLRAAKVWAALDGRAFVIPDDITDLIVPVFVHRIIPSRVSARGGNTGGVTAILERIARSMQVPLATRS; encoded by the coding sequence ATGGACAACACCGCAACGTCAGAAGCTGCACCCACACGCAGGAGCGCACTCGACTCCGCAGAGTTCCAACGGCTCGCGGGCCTTGTCGAAGCGTCGATCTCGCGAGTGATCGATGGCAAGCCTGAAGCCGTGCGTTCCGCGATGGTCGCACTTCTCGCCGAAGGCCACCTGCTCATCGAGGATGTGCCAGGCGTCGGTAAAACGATGCTTGCGCGCGCACTCGCCGCGTCAGTTGCGGCGAGTGTGCGCCGCGTACAGTTCACTCCGGATCTCCTCCCCGGCGACATCACCGGAGTGAGTGTTTTCGACCCGGTTGAGCGCGAGTTCGAATTCAAACCGGGCGCAATCTTCGCGAACATCGTCATCGCCGACGAAATCAACCGGTCCTCCCCGAAAACGCAGTCGGCGCTGCTCGAAGCGATGGAAGAGCGCCAAGCAACCGTCGACGGCAGTTCTCACCCACTCCCCGACCCGTTTCTCGTGGTCGCAACGCAGAACCCCTTCGAGATGGAGGGCACCTACGCGCTCCCGGAAGCTCAACGAGACCGTTTCATGCTGCGGATCTCGATGGGTTATCCGGATGCGGCATCCGAGATTCTCATGCTTCGTCAGCGTGAAAGTTCGAATCCGCTCGCGGCCATCACGCCCGTGATCTCTGCCGAACGAGTACGTGACCTCATCACCTGGGCGCGCGCTGTTCACGTCTCGCCGTCGATCGAGGAATACGTCGTCGCCCTCGCGCACGCGACGCGCACACATCCCGACATCAAGCTCGGTGCGAGCCCCCGCGCGACTCTTCAGCTCCTCCGCGCAGCCAAGGTGTGGGCGGCGCTCGATGGGCGGGCATTCGTGATTCCCGATGACATTACCGACCTCATCGTCCCGGTGTTCGTGCACCGGATCATTCCCTCGCGGGTCTCAGCGCGCGGCGGGAACACCGGCGGTGTGACAGCGATCCTCGAACGCATCGCACGCAGCATGCAGGTTCCGCTGGCTACCCGGTCGTGA
- a CDS encoding IS481 family transposase, whose product MSKHRVVVLKIIAGQLTVTDAAIEYGISRRHLHRLLARDGGLDAVEPRSRRPKTNASATPEQVRARIITLRAELTTQGLDAGPVTIAWHLEHEQHTPPSTSTIRRILHTAGLITPEPRKRPKSSYIRFEAAQPNETWQSDFTHWRLANGQDVEILNWLDDHSRYLLSCTAHTPVTGDNVVTTFLAATDEHGTPASTLTDNGRVYTARFGGGRNAFEYLLALLGVKQKNGTPNHPQTQGKIERFHQTLKRWLGARPPATTLHELQLQLDHFRHHYNEQRPHRSNNRTTPEATYRASPKALPTAPRAGHFRIRYDHVGSNGKMSLRRAGRMHHLGIGTAHRGKRIIALIDETTVTIIHLDTAEIIATNTINTQRAYWRNEMKEPGRWPGSF is encoded by the coding sequence ATGTCGAAGCATCGGGTTGTTGTTTTGAAGATCATCGCGGGCCAGCTCACCGTCACCGACGCGGCGATCGAGTACGGGATCTCCCGTCGACATTTGCATCGGCTACTCGCTCGTGACGGTGGACTGGACGCGGTCGAGCCACGCTCACGGCGACCGAAGACGAACGCGTCCGCCACACCGGAACAAGTTCGCGCCCGGATCATCACCCTTCGGGCGGAACTCACAACCCAAGGACTCGATGCCGGCCCTGTCACGATCGCCTGGCACCTCGAACACGAGCAACACACACCGCCATCGACATCCACGATCAGACGCATCCTGCACACCGCCGGGTTGATCACTCCCGAACCCCGCAAACGACCGAAATCGTCCTACATCCGCTTCGAAGCAGCCCAACCCAACGAGACCTGGCAATCAGACTTCACCCACTGGCGCCTCGCAAACGGCCAGGACGTCGAAATCCTGAACTGGCTCGACGACCACTCCCGCTACCTCCTGTCCTGCACCGCCCACACCCCGGTCACCGGCGACAACGTCGTCACCACATTCCTCGCAGCAACCGACGAACACGGCACCCCCGCCTCAACACTCACCGACAACGGCCGCGTCTACACAGCCCGATTCGGCGGCGGGCGCAACGCCTTCGAATACCTCCTCGCACTACTCGGAGTGAAACAAAAGAACGGCACACCCAACCACCCGCAGACCCAAGGCAAAATCGAACGCTTCCACCAAACCCTCAAACGATGGCTCGGAGCCAGACCCCCAGCCACCACCCTGCATGAGCTACAACTCCAGCTCGACCACTTCCGACACCACTACAACGAGCAGCGCCCCCACCGAAGCAACAACAGAACAACACCAGAGGCCACCTACCGTGCATCCCCGAAAGCTCTCCCCACAGCCCCACGGGCAGGACACTTCAGAATCCGCTACGACCACGTCGGCAGCAACGGCAAAATGAGCCTTCGCCGAGCCGGACGAATGCACCACCTCGGCATCGGAACAGCCCACCGCGGCAAACGCATCATCGCGCTCATCGACGAAACAACCGTCACGATCATCCACCTCGACACCGCCGAGATCATCGCAACAAACACCATCAACACACAACGCGCCTACTGGCGCAACGAAATGAAAGAGCCCGGCCGATGGCCGGGCTCTTTCTGA
- a CDS encoding primary-amine oxidase: MSITDIETAAGYTAPAAASHPLSSLSADEIDAVREITASLPEMGDRVRFAYVGLEEPPKADVRAWEAGGGLPDRRARVQLLDMTTTRSVDAIVSITNGTVLSADVLDGTAGQLPILDAEFEEVGIIANADEGWLAALAGRGLTVDDVALVPLSAGHYGYAAEEGRRILRTFAFRQDHPADHPWAHPVDGLTAYIDVADRKVIEIIDNPGLAVPETSGNFDDPALQGPPLEGLKPIEITQPEGASFTVDGEEVTWGNWKLRIGFDTREGLILRQVEFADRPVMYRGSISEMVVPYADPSPNRFWQNYFDTGEYLFGRYTNELELGCDCVGDITYLDATLSDELGMPRVVRNGVCMHEEDFGSLWKHTDIFTGSNEVRRQRRLVISFFTTVGNYDYGFFWYLYLDGTIECEAKLTGILFTSSYPGDGEDGTPYPYASQVAPGLGAPYHQHLFSARLDMTVDGTANVVNEIDAVRLPISEQNPYGNAFTKKVTPITSEKVSGRLANGALNRVWQIASTEKTTSMGQPTSYVLFPTETPTLMADPSASITSRAEFATKNLFVTKYDPAERYAAGDFVNQHPGGGGIPEFIAGDEPLVGEDVVLWHTFGLTHFPRNEDWPVMPMDYAKFTLKPYNFFDRSPVLNVPAPVTDHCSAGTGHAHAEHHGHGHHDDHAAH; the protein is encoded by the coding sequence CCGCACCCGCTGCCGCCTCGCACCCACTGTCATCGCTGAGTGCCGACGAAATCGACGCCGTTCGCGAGATCACCGCTTCGCTTCCTGAAATGGGCGACCGGGTGCGTTTCGCGTACGTCGGCTTAGAAGAGCCGCCGAAGGCCGACGTACGCGCATGGGAGGCTGGCGGTGGGCTTCCCGACCGTCGTGCGCGTGTGCAACTTCTCGATATGACGACGACGCGTTCCGTGGATGCCATCGTCTCGATCACGAACGGAACCGTGCTCTCCGCAGATGTACTCGACGGCACAGCCGGGCAACTACCGATTCTCGATGCCGAGTTCGAAGAGGTCGGCATCATCGCGAATGCCGACGAGGGGTGGCTCGCCGCTCTCGCCGGTCGCGGACTCACTGTCGACGACGTCGCGCTCGTGCCGCTGTCGGCTGGGCATTACGGATACGCCGCTGAAGAGGGCCGCCGCATCCTTCGCACCTTCGCGTTTCGGCAAGACCACCCCGCCGACCACCCGTGGGCGCACCCCGTCGACGGCCTGACCGCCTACATCGACGTCGCCGACCGCAAAGTGATCGAGATCATCGACAATCCGGGACTCGCGGTTCCCGAGACAAGCGGAAACTTCGACGACCCGGCCCTGCAGGGGCCACCGCTCGAGGGCCTCAAACCGATCGAAATCACGCAGCCCGAGGGTGCGAGTTTCACTGTTGATGGCGAAGAAGTGACGTGGGGCAACTGGAAGCTTCGCATCGGCTTCGACACCCGCGAGGGCTTAATCTTGCGCCAAGTGGAGTTCGCTGACCGCCCCGTCATGTACCGCGGATCCATCAGCGAAATGGTGGTCCCTTACGCGGATCCGTCGCCGAACCGCTTCTGGCAGAACTACTTCGACACCGGCGAGTACCTGTTCGGCCGGTATACGAATGAGCTCGAACTCGGCTGCGACTGCGTCGGTGACATCACGTACCTGGATGCCACGCTCTCTGATGAGTTGGGCATGCCCCGCGTCGTCCGAAACGGGGTGTGCATGCACGAAGAGGACTTCGGTTCGCTCTGGAAGCACACCGATATCTTCACGGGATCAAACGAAGTGCGCCGGCAGCGCCGACTCGTCATCTCGTTCTTCACGACCGTGGGCAACTACGACTACGGGTTCTTCTGGTACCTGTATCTCGACGGCACAATCGAGTGCGAGGCAAAGCTCACGGGCATCCTTTTCACGTCGTCATACCCGGGTGACGGTGAAGACGGCACCCCGTATCCCTACGCTTCCCAGGTGGCACCGGGCCTCGGCGCTCCGTATCACCAGCACCTGTTCTCGGCACGCCTCGATATGACAGTGGATGGCACCGCCAACGTCGTCAACGAGATCGACGCCGTGCGGTTGCCCATTTCGGAGCAGAACCCCTACGGAAACGCGTTTACCAAAAAGGTGACACCGATCACTTCAGAGAAGGTGTCCGGCCGACTCGCCAACGGCGCGCTCAACCGGGTGTGGCAGATCGCGTCTACCGAGAAGACAACCTCAATGGGTCAGCCAACGTCTTACGTGCTCTTTCCGACAGAAACGCCGACGCTGATGGCTGACCCGTCGGCATCCATCACGTCGCGCGCGGAATTCGCAACCAAGAACCTTTTCGTCACGAAGTACGACCCGGCAGAACGATACGCCGCGGGCGATTTCGTCAACCAGCACCCGGGCGGGGGCGGCATCCCCGAGTTCATCGCGGGAGACGAACCTCTCGTCGGTGAAGATGTCGTGCTGTGGCACACGTTTGGTCTCACGCACTTTCCTCGCAACGAAGACTGGCCCGTGATGCCCATGGACTACGCCAAGTTCACGCTCAAGCCGTACAACTTCTTTGACCGCTCACCCGTGCTGAACGTGCCCGCTCCCGTTACCGACCATTGCTCTGCGGGTACGGGTCACGCTCACGCTGAGCACCACGGACACGGCCACCACGACGATCACGCCGCGCACTGA
- a CDS encoding DUF58 domain-containing protein, with the protein MRRFWPLTVRGTGALVLVIAFTVAANELGLIELLAFAVLLLALLTMGALSVWLRRRHAQVTRALSPDVPSIGADATVTVRVTAESSWPASSGTWTDALPGDITADATGVFPVFTSRRDGRHAEVTYELNAVHRGIHWIGPLRLKITDTFGLIRRQHTLGEPTKIVVAPTVVDLGPTPGFSGDSGGTLSPLLTQRGQGADNLIARPYASGDSMRRIHWRASAHRNELMVREEEQESTPEATVVCDRAVIRFDPAALDATGADADFEVIVSATLSVTARLVRDGYTVAVIDSDGSELCAPIAGGDTTAVEELVLDFATITARSVRAGVAFAGLAQEVAGRTIGPLVVVTGALTSSDTTALAALAGHSHMPALITTTRNRETLQSATGWRTATVSDDSELAEAWRTVTSTAEVAHGIR; encoded by the coding sequence ATGAGGCGTTTCTGGCCCCTGACCGTCCGCGGGACGGGTGCACTCGTGCTCGTTATCGCGTTCACTGTCGCAGCCAACGAGCTGGGGCTCATCGAGCTTCTCGCGTTCGCGGTTCTCCTTCTCGCGTTGCTGACGATGGGCGCACTTTCTGTATGGCTTCGGCGCCGACACGCGCAGGTCACTCGCGCGCTCTCACCCGATGTGCCCTCGATCGGAGCAGATGCCACAGTGACAGTTCGTGTGACCGCGGAGTCGTCGTGGCCGGCGTCATCCGGCACCTGGACCGACGCTCTCCCCGGGGATATCACGGCGGATGCCACCGGGGTCTTTCCCGTGTTCACCTCGCGCCGCGACGGTCGGCACGCCGAAGTGACGTACGAGCTCAACGCTGTGCACCGCGGCATCCATTGGATCGGTCCCCTGCGGCTGAAAATAACGGACACATTCGGACTCATTCGACGCCAACATACCCTCGGCGAGCCCACGAAGATCGTCGTTGCCCCCACGGTCGTCGACCTCGGACCGACTCCGGGGTTTTCCGGCGACAGTGGCGGCACGCTGAGCCCACTCCTCACTCAGCGCGGACAGGGCGCTGACAACCTCATCGCGCGGCCGTACGCGTCGGGTGATTCGATGCGTCGCATCCACTGGCGGGCGAGCGCTCATCGCAACGAGCTGATGGTGCGAGAAGAAGAGCAGGAGAGCACCCCCGAGGCCACCGTCGTGTGCGATCGCGCAGTGATACGTTTCGATCCCGCAGCGCTGGATGCCACCGGCGCTGACGCCGATTTCGAAGTCATCGTATCGGCGACTCTCTCGGTGACGGCACGACTTGTGCGCGACGGTTACACGGTCGCCGTCATCGACTCTGATGGTTCAGAGTTGTGCGCACCGATTGCCGGTGGCGACACCACTGCCGTCGAAGAACTCGTGCTCGACTTCGCGACGATAACCGCACGCTCCGTGCGCGCCGGCGTGGCCTTCGCCGGTCTCGCGCAAGAGGTCGCGGGTCGAACCATCGGCCCGCTCGTTGTGGTGACTGGTGCCCTCACCTCTTCCGATACCACGGCACTCGCAGCCCTCGCCGGCCACAGCCATATGCCGGCGCTCATCACGACGACGCGAAACCGCGAAACGTTGCAGTCAGCCACTGGTTGGCGCACCGCGACGGTTTCCGACGACTCGGAGCTCGCCGAGGCATGGCGTACTGTGACGTCTACCGCGGAGGTGGCTCATGGCATCCGCTGA
- a CDS encoding transglutaminaseTgpA domain-containing protein, which yields MASAERRAHRAQHRRGALLPTIALWTALVASALPLLRVIDSGAWVTTALFGTAVVLAVGWGARRLLLAAVVVPLLELLTCVVFLTAAFLPTTGIFVVIPTSQTVVGAQSLLAQALDEIAVGAAPLSPTLALSFCLVAAIMLLSVAMDHVVLTARMPLLAGLALVAVSVIAQVIVPGDFSAGEFVFLAASILFLLWTETRRREKSRALQSISSTDGHATTARRHAGRGAAALAIGTVAVITALVVTPLLPAPVARTQASTGLAGTSINPTLRLGDDLRQPNDVDVLTFRTTLPTAPYLRAATLSTLDGAVWTPDEGGALALTPGSGVAAITAGGDIARTAGVTTIDIEALNSGLLPVPYPATDVTGLSGDWEARPEGGTVTAVASNTRGQSYAVTSEVPRPTREQIQASDAGGSGNDDLFTEMPSDIPSNIAQLASEVTAGAATDYDALIALQSWFRGSEFEYSLDAPVEEDFDGSGMVAVSKFLEVRSGYCVHFASAFASMARTLDMPSRIVVGYLPGVATTDVVGEQRVYQVSSSQLHAWPEVYFDGIGWVAFEPTKSLGTATVFSATPTNSTDTTEENAASAQPTAPSASPSTSNGRPADALDQNSAEAAGEGDALGSTIGILGLVVLLLAMPGLVAALRRGRRLHLAHRGDAHAAWAFVVDSAIDLGIAISASASPRAVAAHLRDSCDSALIGLNLLVPAIERAAYSPAGTAASSSGLADAAASVRDELRASASPVRRAFALAAPRSIVVRPAVEVAK from the coding sequence ATGGCATCCGCTGAACGTCGGGCGCACCGCGCCCAGCATCGCCGCGGTGCGCTCTTGCCGACCATCGCACTGTGGACAGCGCTTGTCGCGAGCGCGCTGCCGCTCCTGCGCGTCATCGACTCGGGCGCTTGGGTCACGACAGCGCTCTTTGGAACAGCCGTCGTTCTCGCCGTCGGCTGGGGCGCACGCCGCTTATTGCTGGCGGCGGTCGTTGTCCCCCTGCTGGAACTGCTGACGTGTGTCGTGTTTCTGACGGCCGCATTTCTGCCGACGACCGGGATATTCGTCGTTATCCCCACATCTCAGACCGTTGTCGGGGCGCAGTCTTTGCTCGCTCAAGCCCTCGACGAAATCGCGGTGGGCGCGGCTCCGCTGTCTCCTACTCTCGCGCTTTCTTTCTGCCTGGTCGCGGCGATCATGCTGCTTTCGGTTGCGATGGATCATGTCGTCCTCACCGCCCGAATGCCGCTTTTGGCTGGCCTCGCACTCGTCGCGGTTTCTGTCATCGCGCAGGTCATCGTGCCCGGCGACTTCAGTGCGGGTGAGTTCGTGTTCTTGGCTGCCAGCATCCTGTTTCTGTTGTGGACTGAGACGCGGCGTCGTGAGAAATCACGCGCATTGCAGTCAATTTCTTCAACGGATGGCCATGCCACTACTGCGCGGCGACATGCTGGCCGCGGTGCGGCCGCTCTCGCAATCGGCACCGTCGCTGTCATCACAGCTCTCGTTGTCACCCCACTTCTGCCCGCGCCGGTGGCACGCACGCAGGCCAGTACGGGACTCGCCGGCACTTCGATCAACCCGACCCTCCGGCTCGGCGACGATCTGAGGCAGCCGAATGACGTCGACGTTCTTACGTTTCGCACCACGCTGCCAACGGCGCCCTATCTTCGCGCCGCAACTCTCTCGACGCTCGATGGCGCGGTCTGGACGCCCGATGAGGGCGGTGCGCTCGCGCTGACGCCCGGCTCCGGGGTTGCCGCGATCACGGCTGGCGGCGACATCGCGCGCACAGCCGGCGTGACAACGATCGATATCGAGGCTCTCAACTCCGGGCTTCTTCCCGTGCCTTACCCAGCGACCGATGTCACGGGTTTGAGCGGAGATTGGGAGGCGCGACCCGAAGGCGGCACGGTCACCGCGGTAGCGAGCAACACTCGCGGGCAAAGCTACGCCGTGACGAGCGAGGTTCCGCGCCCAACCCGGGAACAAATTCAGGCATCGGATGCCGGTGGCTCAGGCAACGATGACCTGTTCACCGAGATGCCGAGCGATATTCCTTCGAACATCGCTCAGCTTGCTTCTGAGGTGACGGCTGGAGCCGCAACCGACTACGACGCGCTGATCGCACTTCAAAGCTGGTTTCGAGGCTCAGAGTTCGAATACTCTCTCGACGCGCCGGTAGAAGAAGACTTCGACGGATCGGGCATGGTTGCGGTTTCGAAGTTTCTCGAGGTGCGTAGTGGCTATTGCGTGCATTTTGCTTCGGCGTTCGCCTCGATGGCACGAACACTCGATATGCCCTCTCGCATCGTCGTCGGGTATCTGCCCGGCGTCGCAACGACAGACGTCGTCGGCGAACAGCGCGTGTACCAGGTGTCGAGTTCGCAGCTCCATGCGTGGCCCGAGGTGTATTTCGATGGCATTGGCTGGGTAGCATTCGAGCCGACGAAGAGCCTGGGCACGGCGACGGTTTTCTCGGCGACGCCCACGAATTCCACCGACACCACCGAAGAAAACGCCGCCTCGGCGCAACCGACTGCGCCCTCAGCTTCGCCGTCGACATCTAATGGCCGACCCGCAGATGCGCTCGATCAAAATAGCGCCGAGGCTGCGGGCGAGGGCGACGCGCTGGGCTCAACAATCGGCATCTTGGGACTCGTCGTGTTGCTGCTCGCCATGCCAGGACTTGTTGCCGCGCTCCGCCGTGGTCGTCGGCTGCATCTGGCGCATCGCGGTGATGCGCACGCGGCTTGGGCATTCGTCGTCGATTCCGCAATCGACCTCGGCATCGCGATCTCGGCGAGCGCGTCTCCGCGCGCTGTCGCAGCGCACCTTCGCGATAGCTGCGACAGCGCGCTGATCGGGCTGAACCTACTCGTGCCAGCGATCGAGCGTGCGGCGTACTCGCCAGCGGGCACAGCGGCCAGTAGCAGCGGATTAGCGGATGCTGCGGCATCCGTTCGCGACGAGTTGCGGGCGTCAGCGAGCCCCGTGCGTCGCGCTTTCGCTCTCGCTGCACCACGCTCGATTGTGGTGCGCCCTGCGGTTGAGGTTGCCAAATAG
- a CDS encoding NUDIX hydrolase: MATAGARDQLRALADAAASGERMFPVFDQMPRAGRERAASVLILFGALDTFPSAHDAAARAVSRDLDVLLLARASTLRAHPGQVAFPGGRADPGDADAIAAALREAREETGLDTEGVEVLGTLEGVPLSYSEHLVTPVLAWWQRPSPVGVVDEAESSDVFRAPVADLLDRANRGVTVIERDGQQWRGPAFHARGQRGTQLVWGFTALLLDALFDRLGWTEPWDETREFKIGGG, encoded by the coding sequence ATGGCAACAGCAGGTGCGCGAGACCAACTCCGAGCTCTCGCCGATGCCGCAGCCAGCGGCGAGCGGATGTTCCCGGTATTCGACCAGATGCCGCGCGCGGGTCGGGAGCGGGCGGCATCCGTGCTGATTCTGTTCGGGGCGCTCGACACTTTTCCCAGCGCTCATGACGCTGCCGCGCGCGCGGTTTCGCGAGATCTCGACGTGCTTTTGCTTGCGCGCGCCTCGACGCTGCGCGCGCACCCCGGGCAGGTGGCTTTTCCCGGTGGGCGTGCCGATCCGGGCGATGCCGACGCCATCGCTGCGGCGCTCCGTGAAGCACGAGAAGAAACTGGGCTCGACACCGAGGGCGTCGAAGTGCTCGGTACCCTCGAAGGCGTGCCCCTGTCGTATTCGGAGCATCTCGTCACGCCAGTGTTGGCATGGTGGCAACGCCCATCGCCGGTGGGCGTTGTTGACGAGGCCGAATCATCTGATGTGTTCCGGGCGCCGGTCGCGGATCTTCTTGACCGGGCCAATCGCGGAGTGACCGTCATCGAACGAGATGGTCAGCAGTGGCGAGGGCCTGCTTTTCATGCCAGAGGGCAACGAGGCACGCAATTGGTGTGGGGCTTCACTGCGCTGCTTCTCGATGCGCTCTTCGACCGACTCGGATGGACGGAACCCTGGGACGAAACCCGTGAATTCAAAATTGGCGGAGGATAG